TGAGACATGTCGCCTTGAACTTTAATTTTACCAGTCATGAATGCCTGCATAGCAGCAGCCATATCAAACTCTAAGAATACTTTACGTAAAGTTTCTGCATCCATGTTTAAAGTCGTTTTGGCATTTGAAGACAAACCTTTTTGGATTTTACCCCCATCTAACGCTAATTCGGTATTTCCAGAAGCATCTGTAACTACTAAATTAATTGCCAAATTCGCAAGAGCTGGTGGCAAATTAAGATCACCTGCTTCAGCAGTTAATTTTTCGACAGTCGCAAACCAATCATCAGTTAAAAATGCAGGCATGATTCTTCCTCAAATTTATTTGTTCAATTTCTCTAGTTAGTTGTCTATCCAGACAACATCATGTGAAGCACTTCTGCTTGTGCGTTGTTATAGCATGTAATTTTAATGTTGGGCTATGACTTTTTGTACGGAACATTCATTTTTTAGTATTTTGATACATTAAAGGCACTTGTTTATAAAGTGCCTTTAATTGACTTTTTAAATCGTTTAAACGTTTTATTCAGCAGCAAAGCTTAAGTTGACTACATCTAAACGGTTTTTCAGCTCTTCTGGGTCTTTAAAGTCTAGCTCACGCTGTGAATCTAAAGCTTCAAAATCAAACAACTCACGGTCCGCTAACTGAGACGGAGACACGTTTTGTAATGCACCGAAAATACTGTGTAAGCGTTTCGGATATTGTTTATCCCACTCACGTAGCATTTCATTGAGCATGGCACGTTGTAAGTTCTCTTGTGAACCACAAAGGTTACACGGAATAATTGGGAACTGGCGCAGCTCTGCATATTTGATAATGTCTTTTTCTTCGACATAGGCCAAAGGACGAATCAAAATATTTTTCTTATCTGACGATAAAAGTTTAGGTGGCATTGCTTTTAAGCTACCGCCATGGAATAGGTTCAAGAAAAAGGTTGCAAGAATATCGTCACGGTGATGACCCAAAGCAACTTTAGTTGCGCCAATTTCTTGAGCGAAGCCATAAAGCGAACCACGGCGCAAGCGTGAACATACTGCACAGTATGTTTTACCTTCTGGTGTTAAACGCTTGGTAATGGTGTAAGTGTCTTTTTCCAAAATGTAATATGGAATGTTATTTTCTTCCATATAACGTGGTAAGACATCTTCTGGAAAACCTGGCTGCTTTTGGTCAAGGTTAACCGCAACAATATCAAAGTTGATCGGTGCGATACGTTTGAACTGCAACAAAATGTCGAGCAAGGTATAACTGTCTTTACCACCAGACACACACACCATGACCTTATCGCCATCTTCAATCATCTTGAAGTCACGAATAGCATGTCCAACTTGACGGCGAAGCTTCTTAAGCAAACGATAATAGACCGAGCTTGTTGGAAGTTCAGGCTTAAAATTAAATCCTTCGTTGGACTCAACTGGCGCGTACATAGACGAGATATACCCATAAATAAAAATACCGCGCAATTTTATATGATTCGGACGGGAATCGCATCAAAAGAATAGTTTCAATTCTTGAAGTCGTCATAATGCTCATGCATGATGCAAAAGCCGTGTTCAATTTTGACCGATGAGTTCATTTTTTGTGCAAAACGCTTACTTTTTGGACTTTTCCACAGTTTTCCACAAAACCTGTGGATAAAATTGTGGATTTCTTCATACTTGACAAACTGTTTTCACCTTCTGTTAAGGGTTTTATTTAAATTGATCATTTTTTAACCAATGATTTTTACCTTTAATTTTCAAATAGTTATTCAAGTCAATAGAATCATTTTAAAATTTTTTTTTAATTTTTTTTGATGATGATTCGAACAAAACAGCTTGATTTTTTAAAACAGCCAAAATAAAAAAAATTACACAAAACTTCTTTCTTTAATATTTTTTGATAAACTCTTTGACAAGTTTCGAATACCTTAAAACTGTGAATAATATAAAATGAAAAATTCGGTTCAATATCTTTTTTCTTGTTTACTGGGGATGACCACTTTTTCGGTAGGTATAACGCCGACTTTTGCGGGTCAGATGTACGTTTATCAAGACAAAAATGGCAGTACATTACTAACCAACCGTAAAAGTTATGATCATTCATTAAAGAAAGTAAAAGTGACTTACTATCCCGATAGTAATATTCACAGCTATACAAACTGGGGAGCTTCTGAAGCTTCAGTTCTGCCTAGCTATAATAAAAATAAAAATGCGTTTGACCATATTATTAGACAAGCAGCACAACAGCATGGGGTATCCGAAGGTTTAATTAAGGCGGTCATGCATACTGAATCTGGGTTTAATGTGAATGCTCACTCTCCAGTCGGTGCTCAAGGTCTAATGCAGCTGATGCCAGCAACTGCCCGTCGCTTTAACGTATCTAACGCTTATGATCCTCAGCAAAATATCTTTGCTGGTGCGAAATATCTAGGTTGGTTGCTCAAGCGTTTTAATGGCAATACGCAAATGGCGCTTGCAGCTTATAATGCTGGTGAAGGTAACGTGGATAAATATGGCGGCATTCCCCCATTCCGTGAAACCCAAGATTATGTTCGCCGCGTAACCAGTCGATATCAAAATTTATATTCTTCTGGGGTAAGCCTTTCATCGTTTAGTAACTCAAATATTTCTACTCAAGCTTTAAATCCCCCTGAGTTGCCACAAGCCACCACACCTCAACAAGTATCGGCTAAACCTGTTAAATACTCTTCTGCACGTCAAATCGTGACATTGTCAGATGGTACCTATACAGATGCACCTACAGGAACTTATGTCACCAATAACGCAACCGCTATTGCGCATATTCGGATTGAGTAAAGCTAAAAATGTCATGCATTCGGATTACTTTTTTAGCCCCCCCTTTGTCTAAAATTGTAATGATCTATTACCCCACCGTAGGGTTTAGACGAGTAGCGTAAATAACTTGTTTAATTTAAATACGTTCTGATACTCGCAAGAATGTATCGATTCCTTATTTTTTTCTTGAATTTTTCCCCTAAGCGCCGCATATTAGCTGAATGATTTATAATTTATAAATCAGATAATATTTTAGTTATAAGAGGATTTTCTCAATGATGCGGATTGGTTTGTTTTTGCTTACCAACCTCGCGGTACTGGTTGTAGCTGGCATTATTTTGTCACTCTTCGGTGTCGGTAGTTACCATGGCGCGGGTGGCTTAAAACTAGGCAACCTTTTAGTGATCTGTTTTGTGTTTGGTATGGTGGGCTCTTTAGTCTCGCTATTCATGTCAAAATGGATGGCTAAGAAAACTACCGGTACAGAACTGATTGACCCAAATGCTCCTCGTAACCAAGCTGAAAGCTGGTTATTGCAAACAGTCGCTGAACTTTCTCAACGTGCTGGTATTAACATGCCAGAAGTTGGTATCTTCCCATCATATCAGTCTAATGCGTTTGCAACAGGCTGGAATAAAAATGATGCCTTAGTTTCCGTTTCATCCGGTCTACTTGAGCGTATGAACAAAGATGAGCTACGTGCAGTGCTTGCGCACGAGATTGGTCACGTTGCAAATGGTGACATGGTCACATTGGCACTCATCCAAGGTGTAGTGAACGCCTTTGTTATGTTCTTCGCTCGTGTTGTGGGTGACTTTATTGACCGTAATGTTTTTGGTCGTCAAGATGATCAAGCACCTGGTATGGGTTACTTCCTCATTACCATGGTTTTAGATATCGTATTCGGTATTCTTGCTTCTGCTATTGTCATGTGGTTCTCTCGTTACCGTGAATACCGTGCTGATGAAGCCGGTGCACGTTTAGCTGGTAAACAAGCAATGATTTCTGCTCTATTACGTTTACAAGCTGAATCAGAGTTACCAGACCAAATGCCAAAAGAAATGAAAGCATTCGCAATTGCGGAAGGTAAAGAACAAGGCTTTAGTTTAGCTGCTTTGTTCCAAACTCACCCTACAATTGAACAGCGTGTTGCGGCTCTACATCAGTTAGATTGCCCATAAGACGCTTAAAAAAGCCTCCACTTGGAGGCTTTTTTATTAGGTTGAGTGGAACAGTCCCCACAGAAAACTGATCCCCCACCACATCGCAAAACCAATAAGAATAAGCACAAATAATCCGAGTAAATCGGGTATATGTAACCATAACCAACTCACAACAGGGTTACGCCAAAATGCGGACTGTTGTTGCTTCTTTTCCAGTTTCTCGTGTAAATAAGGATGAATGACATGAATATCACTCTGGATCGCATATTCTTCACGTATATGGGCATGAACCACCTCTAACGCTTTTCTGCTCGGGCGTATAAAAATATCGAAAATAGTTCCTGCTACTGGAACACATCCAACGACAGCATCGACTATAGCCAATTTGATTACTGGGGTTAATTTATGCTGGGGCACGCCAATTTGCTTGGCTTTATATATGGCGTAGCACGTTAGAACAAAACCTGCTACATCACCTGCAATTGGAATAGTACTTAAGGCAGCATCAGCGCCAATACCCTGCTTTGTAAAAGGAATACGGACGGCACTATCCATCATGGTGGCGAACTTGGCAAGGTCTCGTTCTAGTGCGATGACCTGCTGCTGTGTTAATTTTTTTTCTTGAGGCATCTCAATCAAATATATTAAGAGAAGTTAATCTTAATATACGTGATTTAATGCCTGTTTTTAAATTGTTTGCTTTTAACTTGAAACTTTCGATTTAAACAGTGAGCGTAATAACACATACATGACTGGAATAAAGAATAAAACTAGCACTGTACCAAACATTACACCCCCTAAAATACTAATACCAATTTCTTGACGGCTAACCGCACCAGCGCCTTGTGCAAACACAAGTGGAATGACACCAGCACCAAATGCTAAAGAAGTCATTAGAATCGGTCTTAATCGCAAGCTCGCACCTTCTAAAGCGGCCTGAATAGCATTCTTTCCTTTCTCTTGAGCCAATGCAGCGAACTCAACAATTAAAATTGCGTTTTTACATGACAACCCAATCGTGGTTAGAAGCGCAATTTGGAAATAGACATCATTAGGCAAACCAAAAATATAAGAGAAAATGACACTTCCCCCTACCCCTAACGGGATAGAAGTCATTACAGCAGCCGGAATACTTAAGCTCTCATATAAAGCTGCTAAACATAAGAAAATGAAACCTGCTGAAATGAGATATAACCATACAGCCTGATTCGTCGACTTTTGTTCCTCAAAAGACAAACCAGTCCATGCTAAGCCAATATCTTTTTGTTGGTTCACAAGTTGCTCAACATCTTTCATCGCCTGACCTGAACTACTGCTACTCGCTACATCTGCTTGTAGCTGTAAAGCACTATAGCCCATATAGCGTTTGACAATTTCAGGAGCTCCGCCCCAACTGAGGTTAGCAAATGAGCTAAAAGGAACCATTTCATTTTGGCTATTGCGCACAGACCAGTTATATAAATCTTCAGGTTTAGATCTGAACTCGGCATCACCTTGAATCATGACGCGTTTAATACGCCCGCGATCAATAAAGTCATTTACATAAGTTCCGCCCCAAGCACTCGACAAAGTATTATTAATAGCTGATAACTCTAGTCCATTTGCCAAAGCCTGTTTCTGGTCAATCTTGATATTTAGATTTGCCTTGCTGTTGGTAGACTGTTTATCAAAGTTTTCAAAAGTGGAATAGTTTTTACTTTGTGTTTGTAACTGACGGAACATGCCATCAAGGAAATTTTGTCCTTGCCCATTTAAGTCTTGAATCCAGAAGTCCAATCCATCAGTCTGCCCCAAACCATTGACCGATGGTGGTAAAGTCACATTAATCTGGGCGTTATTAAACTGACTGAAATATTTCATTGCCCGCTTTTGTATAGCGTCTGCCGAATTCTCTTTTCCTGTACGTACATCCCACGGTTTTAAAGCAATAAAACCTTGTGCTAAGTTTTGCCCTGTACCCGCATTATTTCGGCCATAACGGATTAAAACTAAATTCACGTTTTTATCTTCTTGAGTCAGAAAATATTGGCGGACTTGCTCACCAATTTTTTTACTCTGAGACATTGGTGCACTGTCTACAAGCTTAATTTGAACACTTAAAATGCCCTGATCTTCTTTAGGAATAAATCCACTTTTTAAACCGCTATAGAACAGCGCAAAAACTGCAATCAGCGCCACAAAAATCACAATAACTGATTTGCTGTAGTGAATACTCGTCTGCACAATCTTGATATATTGATTTTTAAGTTGATCAATTTTTTGATTAAACCAAATAGCCCAGCGCATAGGTTCAGGGTTAGGTTTTAAGATTAATGCGCATAAAGCAGGTGTTAAGACCAATGCAACAATGAGCGATAGCGACATAGCTGCAACTAAGGTAATGGAAAACTGGCGGTAAATAACGCCAATTGATCCACCTAAAAAGGACATTGGAATAAAAACAGCAGTTAAAACCAAGGTAATCCCGATCAAAGCACCACTAATTTCACTCATCGATTCAATAGCGGCTTCTTTCGGAGTTAAATGCTGTTCATGCATAAGCCGTTCAACGTTTTCCACGACCACAATGGCATCATCAACTAGCAAGCCAATAGCAAGTACCAGTGCAAATAACGTTAATGTATTAATACTAAAGCCGAGCACATATAAAACGCCAAAAGTTCCCAAAATCACCACTGGAACGGTAATACTCGGAATGAGTGTCGCGCGCCAGCTTTGTAAAAACAGGAACATCACCAAAATAACCAAAATAATGGCTTCAATGAGGGTCTTTACAACTTCTTTAATTGACTCTTGAACAAACGGCGTATTATCTCGTGGATAAACGATTTTATAGCCGGCTGGTAGTTTAGTTGAAAGCTGATCTAGGGTTTGATGGATGAGTTTAGAGGTTTGAATCGCATTGGCGCCTGAAGATAACGAAATACTCACACCTGCAGCAGGATAACCATTAATCGTATTTAAAAATTGATAGTTTTCAGCCCCTAGCTCAACTCTAGCAATATCTTTTAAATAAACATAACCTGCCGTTTTATTTGACTTTACAACTATATTTTGGAAGTCCTCGACTGTTTTGAGTCGAGAACCCGCGGTCACTTTTGTATTTAAATATTGCCCATCAATAACGGGTAAATCACCAATTGCACCTGCGGCAACTTGGGTATTTTGAGCTGTGATTGCATTCGCAACATCACTTGGCATTAAATTATATTGCTTTAACTTCTCTGGATTTAGCCAAATACGCATCGCATATTGCGAACCGAATATATCAGTTTCACCCACCCCATCAATACGATTCAGGTTATCTACCACATGTGTAGTTAAATAGTCTGACAGCTCAATGTTTCCTGTTTTACCAGTCGAGTCATATAAGCCGATTACCATAAAAGTATCGCCTAAAGACTTGGTAACGGTGACACCCTGACGCTGAACTTCATCCGGTAAACGGCGTATGACACCACTAATGCTATTTTGTACTTGTACCTGAGCGGTATCTGGGTTTGTTCCGTTATCAAAGCTAATGGTAATTCGGCTACGCCCAGATGAATCACTTGATGAACTAAAATAAAGTAAGTGATCAATCCCTTGGATTTGCTGCTCTAAAATTTGAGTAACACTTTGCTCAACAGTTTGTGCATCTGCACCACTATAGTTGGCAGACACTGTAATTTTCGGAGGTGCAATATCGGGATACCGCTCTACGGGCAAATGCATCACCGAAAATATACCGAAAGCCATAACAATGATTGCCAAAACATTGGCAAAAATGGGACGCTGAATAAAAAATTTAGATAGCATGGCTGCTCGGTATGATGTCGTTAACTAACAGGAATAAATGCCGCGTTGAGGCCTAGTGATCATCAACGAGCAGTCTAAAAAAGACAAGTAGAATTAGAACAATAAATGTAATTAAGACAAAAACAAAGGGTGATATACCATTTCCAACAAACCAATAAAAAACCAGTTAAATAGTGTCACTGAAAATTCATGAATTCTTCATGATCATGTCAAACTAAAACACCAGACTTGAGGTGTATTAACTAAAACAATATGGGTAGAATTATGTTTAAAAAAGCACTTTTATGCTTAAGTTTAATAAGTCTAGTTGGTTGTAATGATGATAAAACTGAAACCACACCAACTACACCAGAATATCAATATCCTAAAATTTTAGTAATAGGACACCGCGGTGCTAGCGCTTTACGTCCTGAACATACCTTAGCTTCATATCAAAAAGCCATTGATGATGGTGCTGACTTTATTGAACCTGATCTAGTTTCAACAAAAGATGGCGTATTGGTTACGCGTCATGAAAATGAAATTGGTGGTACAACCAATATAAGTACCCTCACCCAATTTGCTGATCGTAAAACCACAAAAAATATTGATGGCTTAAACTTAACAGGTTGGTTCACAGAAGACTTCACTTTAAATGAATTACAACAAGTTAAAGCACGTGAGCGCATTCCTGAGTTCCGACCAGCAAACACCGCTTATAATGATCTCTATTCAATTCCAACACTCGAACAAGTCATTGAACTCGCCGAAGCAAATTATAAAAAAACCGGAAAAATTATTGGTTTATATATTGAAACCAAACATCCGACTTATTTTAAAAATAAAAATTTGGCTATGGAAGACACACTTCTTAAAACTCTTGCCAAGTATCAATACACTCGCGATATCGCACCTATCTATTTGCAGTCATTTGAAGTCAGCAATTTAAAATATTTAAAAGATCAACTTGATCTACATAAGACACTTAAACATGCGCAAATCATTCAGTTATATGATGCAAAAACATCTCGACCAGCCGACTTTGTTGAATCTGGTGTGTCTAAAACATATGGTGATTTAGCTACAGCACAAAGCTTAAAAGATGTTGCCAAATATGCAAATGGCGTAGGCCCAAGCAAAAACTACATTCTTAATTTCAATAATGATGGTTCAGTACAAACCACTTCATTTATTACCGATGCACATGCCGCTGGCTTAAAAGTACATCCTTATACTTTCCGCCCAGAAAACAACTTTTTACCACAACCTTTAAAATGTAGCGATAAACCTGCCGAGCGTTGCCCAACAGGTGCTCTAAAAGAGTTTGAAGCATATTTTAAAGCAGGTGTAGATGGTGTCTTTACCGATGACCCAGCACTTGGCCGTCAAGCTGTGACTAATTTTGAGAAAGTAGCAAAATAATTAAATACTTAATAAAAAAATGGGGCATTGAATGCCCCATTTTTTTACTTCTCAAGACTGTTATTAAAATATAAAGGAATCCACTGATATTGCTCGGTATTCACTTTATACACATGACCAATGCCTGGAAATGGTAAGTGTGGAGCAGCTACCCATTGCTGCTTATTTGAAATTTCAGCAAACATTTTCAAACGGGTATTAATTGCCTGCTCAGAATTTACGTCAAAGTCAACTCCGGTTTTTGGAGCATCAAACTGTAAAGAATGTGAGTGAACAATATCTCCAACAAAGACAATCTGTTGACCCTTGCTCTTTAAACGGAAGCTATGGTGACCCGGTGTATGCCCTTGTGTGTTGATCACTTCAAAGCCTTGAATAACATCACCGTCTTTAAATGTTTTAAATGCTTTTTTCGCTTCATATGGTGCAAGTGCAGCTTTTATATTTTTAACAGTACCTAAATAATTTTCTTTTTGATTTGCTGGTACTGTTTTTTCAGATGCCGGATTCAACCAATAATCTGCTTCACGTTCATGTGCATAAATAGTTGCATTTGGAAATACAGCTTTTCCATCTTTAGCAATTCCACAAACATGGTCTGGGTGCAAATGTGTCAATAAAACCGTTTTCACCTTCGCAAGTTGGTAGCCTGCCAGTTCAAGATTTTTAGCGATTGAGCCAAGTTGTGGACCAAAACAGCTTGAAGCACCACTATCAACAAGCGTCAAACTTTTGCCGTCATCTACTAAAAATGCATTTACAGAAGTCTGAATGCCCTTCTCATTAACAGCAGCATATTTCGTTAAAATTTTAGTCTTCTCAGCCTGACTTAAATTTTTAAATAATTTAGGGTCTAAATAAATGGTGCCATCAAGTAAAGAGGTGATGCGATAATTACCAAATTGATGCTTATAATATCCGGGTACTTGCTGAGCTGAAGCTGGCTCTGCATAGCTTACATGCAAACCACCCATGACAAGTCCTAAGGCTACAAATAGTTTTTTCATCTCTTGTTCTCTATCAAGTTATAAAGTCAAAATCTTTTAAGAAAGATTTAATATTTTTTTTAAAGGCCGCGTTATATAATGCATGAAAAGTGTTAAAAATATAAGTGAATGGACAGTTATTCTCCCTACAAAGGCAAAAGCGGACTAAAGCGCATCTTGAATGCGACAGGTTATTCAATTTCAGGATTTAAGGCAGCTTATAAAAATGAAGCCGCTTTCCGGCAAATTGTTTTAATTAATGTTGTGCTTATCCCGACTAGCTTTTTCCTAGATGTGACTCGTGGTGAACATGCACTTATGATCGTTGTATGTTTATTTGCAATTATTGTAGAGCTATTCAACTCTGCGATTGAGGCAGTAGTTGACCGCGTATCACTTGAAAAACATCAACTCTCTAAAAATGCAAAAGATATGGGAAGTGCTGCTCAATTTGTTGCACTTTCTATTATTGCAGTTACGTGGCTTATTATTTTATTAGGCTAAAAAAAACCATGCTTATAAAAGGATAAGCATGGTGTAACAAAAAAGAGGAACTACAGCTACTGTTCCTGACTATAAGTTTAAGAATATCAACTTAACTTTTTCTTAATTTATATAAGAAATAAAAAAATCCCTGCAAATGCAGGGATTTTTTTATTTAGACGTTGATGTTGAATTACATCATGCCGCCCATTCCACCCATACCGCCCATGTCTGGAGCAGCTGGTTTGTCTTCTGGAATGTCAGTAATCATACATTCTGTAGTTAACATCAAGCCCGCAACAGAAGCAGCGTGCTCAAGTGCAGAACGAGTTACTTTAGCAGGGTCAAGAATACCCATTTCTAACATATCGCCATATTCGCCAGTCGCAGCGTTATAACCGAAGTTACCTTCACCAGCTTTAACTGCATTGATCACTACAGATGGCTCATCACCAGCATTTGAAACGATTTGACGAAGTGGAGCTTCGATCGCACGGCGTAAAATATTGATACCCGCTGTTTGATCTTCGTTAGCACCTTTCAAGCCGTCAAGAACGTTTACAGCACGTACAAGCGCAACACCACCACCAGCAACAACACCTTCTTCAACTGCTGCACGAGTTGCGTGAAGAGCGTCATCTACGCGGTCTTTCTTCTCTTTCATTTCAACTTCAGTCGCTGCACCGATTTTAATTACAGCAACACCGCCTGCCAATTTAGCAACGCGTTCTTGTAATTTTTCACGGTCATATTCTGAAGTAGATTCTTCAATTTGAGCACGGATTTGCTGAACACGCTCAGCGATAGCAGCAGCATCACCAGCACCGTCAACAATAACTGTGTTTTCTTTAGAAACAGTGATTTTGTGCGCTGTACCTAAATCTTGAAGAGTTGCTTGTTCTAAAGACATACCAACTTCTTCAGAAATAACAGTTGCACCAGTTAAGATCGCGATGTCTTGAAGCATAGCTTTACGACGGTCACCGAAACCAGGAGCTTTAACAGCACATACTTTGATAATACCGCGCATGTTGTTTACAACAAGTGTAGCAAGCGCTTCACCTTCAACATCTTCAGCGATAATAAGAAGTGGTTTACCAGTTTTAGCAACAGCTTCTAAAACAGAAATCAATTCACGAATGTTGCCAATTTTTTTGTCAACAAGAAGAATGAATGGGTTTTCAAGTTCAGCAGTCAAAGTATCTTGCTTGTTTGCAAAGTACGGAGAGATATAACCACGGTCAAACTGCATACCTTCTACAACGTCTAATGCGTCTTCGAAGCCAGAACCTTCTTCTACAGTGATTACGCCTTCTTTACCTACTTTTTCCATTGCTTGAGCAATAAGTTTACCAACAGTAGTGTCAGAGTTAGCAGAAATTGAACCTACTTGTTCAATTGCTTTGAAATCATCAGCTGGCTTAGCAATAGAACGGATATTTTCAACTACAGTTTTTACTGCAATGTCGATACCGCGTTTCAAGTCCATTGGGTTCATACCAGCAGTTACTGATTTGATCCCTTCGTTTAAAATTGCTTGAGCAAGTACAGTTGCAGTTGTTGTACCGTCACCTGCGATGTCGTTAGTTTTGCTTGAAACTTCACGAACAAGTTGAGCACCCATGTTTTCAAACTTGTCTTTTAATGCAATTTCTTTTGCAACAGTTACACCGTCTTTAGTGATGTGCGGCGCACCAAAAGAACGGTCGATTACAACGTTACGGCCTTTAGGACCTAAAGTTACTTTAACCGCATCTGCAAGTACGTTTACGCCTGCAATCATTTTTGAGCGAGCTGAATCACCAAATTTTACGTCTTTAGCTGACATATTAAACTCCGAATCTTTTTAAATACTGAATCTGATAATGAATTGAGTTATGGATCGATTAGCCTTCTAATACAGCTAAGATGTCTGACTCTTTCATGATTAAGAGTTCTTCACCATTTACTTTAACTGTTGTACCTGCATAAGTACCGAATAACACCTTGTCACCAACTTTAACATCCAAAGCACGTACACCGTTATCAGTGATTTGACCATTACCTACTGCAATTACTTCACCTTGAGATGGTTTTTCAGCAGCAGAACCTGGCAATAAAATACCACCAGCAGTTTTGGTTTCTTCTTCTACACGACGAATCACAACGCGATCATGTAATGGACGAATGTTGCTCATAGTTAACTCCATCAGACTTAGTCTTTTTGATTAATTGTTATTGCTTTAATCCAGAGCAATAACAAAATATTTAGATG
This window of the Acinetobacter sp. XH1741 genome carries:
- the groL gene encoding chaperonin GroEL (60 kDa chaperone family; promotes refolding of misfolded polypeptides especially under stressful conditions; forms two stacked rings of heptamers to form a barrel-shaped 14mer; ends can be capped by GroES; misfolded proteins enter the barrel where they are refolded when GroES binds) yields the protein MSAKDVKFGDSARSKMIAGVNVLADAVKVTLGPKGRNVVIDRSFGAPHITKDGVTVAKEIALKDKFENMGAQLVREVSSKTNDIAGDGTTTATVLAQAILNEGIKSVTAGMNPMDLKRGIDIAVKTVVENIRSIAKPADDFKAIEQVGSISANSDTTVGKLIAQAMEKVGKEGVITVEEGSGFEDALDVVEGMQFDRGYISPYFANKQDTLTAELENPFILLVDKKIGNIRELISVLEAVAKTGKPLLIIAEDVEGEALATLVVNNMRGIIKVCAVKAPGFGDRRKAMLQDIAILTGATVISEEVGMSLEQATLQDLGTAHKITVSKENTVIVDGAGDAAAIAERVQQIRAQIEESTSEYDREKLQERVAKLAGGVAVIKIGAATEVEMKEKKDRVDDALHATRAAVEEGVVAGGGVALVRAVNVLDGLKGANEDQTAGINILRRAIEAPLRQIVSNAGDEPSVVINAVKAGEGNFGYNAATGEYGDMLEMGILDPAKVTRSALEHAASVAGLMLTTECMITDIPEDKPAAPDMGGMGGMGGMM
- a CDS encoding diacylglycerol kinase, producing the protein MDSYSPYKGKSGLKRILNATGYSISGFKAAYKNEAAFRQIVLINVVLIPTSFFLDVTRGEHALMIVVCLFAIIVELFNSAIEAVVDRVSLEKHQLSKNAKDMGSAAQFVALSIIAVTWLIILLG
- the groES gene encoding co-chaperone GroES — translated: MSNIRPLHDRVVIRRVEEETKTAGGILLPGSAAEKPSQGEVIAVGNGQITDNGVRALDVKVGDKVLFGTYAGTTVKVNGEELLIMKESDILAVLEG
- a CDS encoding MBL fold metallo-hydrolase; the protein is MKKLFVALGLVMGGLHVSYAEPASAQQVPGYYKHQFGNYRITSLLDGTIYLDPKLFKNLSQAEKTKILTKYAAVNEKGIQTSVNAFLVDDGKSLTLVDSGASSCFGPQLGSIAKNLELAGYQLAKVKTVLLTHLHPDHVCGIAKDGKAVFPNATIYAHEREADYWLNPASEKTVPANQKENYLGTVKNIKAALAPYEAKKAFKTFKDGDVIQGFEVINTQGHTPGHHSFRLKSKGQQIVFVGDIVHSHSLQFDAPKTGVDFDVNSEQAINTRLKMFAEISNKQQWVAAPHLPFPGIGHVYKVNTEQYQWIPLYFNNSLEK